The window TAAGCATCTTTCTATCGGATTCCTGGGGAATAAAAATCTGGTTCAAGAAAACCACATGTTGCAAGTCAATCACAACCATGTCAGATTTGGGACGCGCCAAGAGCGTTGAAAGCAGCCACAtgccccctccatcttcacaAATCTCTTGGCCTTAAATCCCAAAAATGAGACCTTCCCCAAACAAACTTTTCGGTCTACTAGTCTATCCTTTTGTAAACTACTTCAAGATATTTATGTTCCCTGCTGGCCAGACCGTTGGTGATTCACACCATCGGAGTCAGCAGTTGTTGAGAGATAAGCGTTACGCCATCTGCTCGTGTTCTTTGAGCACACTCAGACGACCATGTTTCAGTTACGCCTTCATTCAGCCACACCGAAGGTTACCACAACCATAAAATACTCCAACTTCCCTCAACTGCGCTACAACAAACATTGCTCCCGAGCTGCCATAATTATTAGAATGGCACCTCCAGAAGAACTCTCCAACGGCATGAAAACAGTAGAAGCAAAATTAtgacaaccccatcctctctGTATTCTGTAATTCCTGTATACCTGTATCAACTTCAAAAGCCCGTATGATATCACTTCCCACCCTTGACATCAAACCACCTTTTCCAGAACGCCTATGAAACTCAAATTCATTTGGCCCTTTCTACCAAGTCCATTACGCCAAGGGGCTCGTTCAAGTTGAAGGCTTCAAAGCCTCCCAGccgccaacttcaacaccgGTATCATCCCCTAACAGGTCGACCGTCGATGTCATCGCCGACTTCCTAGGCGccggtggcggagggggggtcTGCTTCACAGTCTGTGGTTGCGCTGCCGTACCAAGCGGTTTGCGAATAGGTAGCTGCGGTCTCCGCTCAGCCCCACCTGGCTGGCCTGCCAAACCCGGGAGCGGTATGCCTCCAGCGGGTGTTGAGCGTCCTGAAGAGGCGATGCTGGCACCAGTGTTTGCTCGTCGGGGCAGttgtggtggcggtgggaaCTCATCTCTCAAACTCACGTTGCTAGAGGGTGGACCGTTCGAGAAAGACCCGGAAACCGTCGAGGTTGaccggcgaggaggaaagcCTGGCAGAGGAGTCTCTAAGCTATCCTGCAAAGCCTTCAAATCCGACATCGAGCTGGAATGGTCATCTGCGTTCGGGGGAGACGATGAGGCCACAAGATGAGCTGGTTTCTTCGCTACAGGAGGTGCTGGCTTGTGTTTAATAGTTTGTTGAGCAGACTGCTGCgtgggctgctgttgttgctgcggcTCCGTCGGCTTCGAAGTAAGAGGCAGAACCGGCAATCCATTCCCCATTGGTACACGCTTTTGGTGCAGTGCGGCGGTTGGGTTATTGACGGTTGATCCAGTACTCAAACCAGTTTGCCTGcgaggcggaggtggaggaggggccgcATCTGATTGGGTAGGCCTCGAATCCTCATTGATCGGCTTCCTTCCAATTTTGGCGGGCAGAGTGGATGGATCGAAAGGAGGGGGCAGCTTTCTTGGTGTCGTACTTGATGCCGAAGACGAGAGAAGAGCAGAGACATTAACATGCTCAAATGGCGAAGTTGACATgcttgagaaggatgatAAACGAGATTCAGATCTTGGGACATTAACCCAATCCGGCTCATCCGTTGGCGCATACGGGTTAGTAGGACGCTTCGGGTTAAGAATCGTGATATATGCTGGGCTTTCGGGTTTGGGTGGGCTGATGTTTGAGCGTGCCATCTTTCCATTTTCAAGCCACCATTTCTGGCGGTCTGAACTTGATGGCGGAAGCCCGGGTTCGATAGCCTCATACCCGATCAAGTCTTCTTCATCCGACTCCTCTGTGGCAAGGTTTGCTGTTTCTCCGCCTACTTCGGCTCTCCGTCGCTCGTAGATCTGGCGACTGATCTTTTCTCGCAACCTTTCATTGACGATATCGACCTTGCATTCGAAGATGGCATACACGGGCCGGTGATCAGAGAAGCGCAGGGGAGCCGAGTTGTAGGCCAGCTGCCGGAGATTTGTCCCCTTGCGCAAAATGCGGTCTGTCCATGCTGGTATGCGTGCTTTCTCCCTATTCGAGTTATCAGTAACTGGCCTCACAACTATCGCCTGTGTCAGTCGGAACTTACGAGCTGTCAAAGTCATCAGTACCAACATCATACTTGTACGTTGGCATAAACATGATTCGTGCCTCGGAGTAGTACTGGAAAGCGAGTCCGGCCACCATTTGCAGATTTAGCTGATCGTTTTCGAACAACCTCTCTAAATCCCTTTGCCTGACCAACTCCTTTGCCGATTCAAGGCCTAGGCCAATACGGTAGTTGAAGTCACCAAACCATATGACAGATTCTACGTTTCATTGTTAGCAATGTTACCCTTTGAAGAGGTTGGGTCGCCAAACTGACCGTGATCCGCAATCCCCCTGTTTCTCTGGAACCGGAGACCTTGGTCAATGGTAGCATAGTCTCTATTCCGCTCATCGTAGTTGGCAAATCCAGCTGCGAGGTGAGCCGTGACGAAGCAGATTGGAGTATTGGCGAAATCCAGCCGAATAGCAACAGCTCCCTTGTTGCCTGCCATGCCCGACATTCCTGTCTTCTTGACGCTTCCTTCAACGTTCTTGATTTGATGGAGCACGGAGGCTTTCACAAAGATGAACAGCGCAGCCCCCACAAGCTGTCCACTCCGCAGTAACACATACTTTTCGTCCTCTTCTCGGCTGTAGTTGTGATCCAGGGTTCTCTTAATAGCCTGCTCCCACATTTGTTTTCTCGTTGGGTCGCTGTTCATGATCTGCTGCGGGTTGAGCTCAACGATCTCCTGGAAGCCAATGGCAATGATTTCTGGCTGTTTGGACCGAGCCTCAGGGGGACAAAGCCACACTGACAAGTCCTCATCGATACCGTCCGTGCGTCCGTTCAGGTTGAAGGTCCCAACCAAGATGTTTATCGTCTCGTTTGTAGAAAATTCGCCACTCCGGCGCTGCAGTTCGCTGGCCACGTAATCACTAATGGGATCGTATAAAACAACTGGCGCCTGTCCGACAAGTCTACCAAGAAGTGTATCGATCGTGGTTTGCCGCGCCTTATCAGTGAAATTGTTGTGGTACAGTCTGGTTGCTGACTTCCGAACATCAGCGATGGCACCCGCAAGAGACATCTTGCCGTGACGAGTAAAAGACGACTTGAGGGCTCCGGTCCCCGCATAGATTTTCGAAAGAGAATCGCCGTTGTCTGCCCAGAGATTAGAATGCCTAGACCAAAAGTCTGATGTTGCATATTCCCCTCTATGACCAAGGAAAGATTCAACCGCCATCTGGGAAACGATAGTTTGAATGAGGTTGGTCCTGTCCAGGCAATCTAGACAGTTCGTGCGGAAGACACCCTCTTGCTGCAGCACCACAACATAACGGCGTGACTTTTCGGCCTTTTTTGAGCCATTGTTGTCCCCGGATTCGTCTGATTCCTGGGCAAGGTAATAGGCAAACCCATCGGCTGAGCCTTCGATGTACCGACGAATCTCGTTAGCCGCCATATAACCTTGGGGGCCCTTTGTCTCAGCATGGAAATCATACTCTGTGTCCCTCAGCAACGCATGATCCCTCGACTGCACACCTTCAGGTCGGCTGAGAGGACAGTTATGAATGCCAACTCGATATAAGTTTGTGAGTTCGAATTCGCCCGGCTTGTTGGTTGCCAGAAGATTGATAACATGAACGGCCCCATACGCCTTCTCCAGATCAGCAAAATGCTTGTCAAAAGCGGGTTGAGTTCCATCGGCGGACCGAGTGATGGTAATCTTTTGTTGGTTTGGAAGGAGCACAGCAGCCTGTTCCCAAAACACGGGCACAGAACCGCGGACCTGAACGTATGAGAAAACAACACCTCGTGGGCTCCAGTATGTCGTCTCGGTCTCGACAAAATTGGCCAcgttgccgtcgtcgtcgataCCACGCGCGTTGAAGCGTGTCCCGGCCCTCTTACAAGAAAGACGGGAGGTGACGGTCAAATACGAGGGTAACCCTGTCTTTCCGGCTCTCAGGGGGGCAGAGCTTTGTGGGATGGCCCAGCTTCTGCAGAAACCTCTAATAGCCGAAGTTAGGATCCTCGAGGCATCGAGGTCCTCTCTTGCCTGCTCTTGCAAACGGGAACGGAACTCGACAAGTGGGCGGATCATGAACGAATTCCACAAAAACGACTCGTCAAAATTGTCAATGTTGAATGCTTCAGCATCTGCCGGTCTGTGATACTGTTAGTATTGTCTTGGAGGTGCACACAGCCAAATGTGAAACAAACCTGTCTTGCATCCGATTTGTGACATCAAAATCGGTGCTGTAGTAGAATGTACCATTGCTGAGTAGTTTTTGCAACTCCTGGCAAGGGTGCTCCACGATTTGATTTCTTCCCAAGCCCTGACCATACACAGACGCTGCATCGGAATCAGCATCATTGTAGGGATCGAGAGCAACAATGTCGTCGTATTCAGCCGAGTTTAAGCAAAAGAACTGAACCGCCTCTATCCTCTCCACAGTTTCCCCGGGCCGTATTGTCGCGACTCTCGATGCCTGTGTAATAACACACAGGAATACATCGCGCCCGATAGATATCAACCCCAAAGTTCCGTATATTGGTCTCGGTGTGAGAGGTCGATAGTCGTCCAGCAAATTATGCGACTTTGGTGAGAATTCGACCATACATTTGGTCGAGAGGCTGTCGAAGGTGTTTGTGCGTGTGCGAGCAGAAATTAGACCGAACCCATCGGCACCGTCGTTTGCTGCTGTGCTATGTCGTAGGATGAGGGCGTGCGTATTGGAGGCTATCGCAATGGCTCGGTGGGGGTAATCGCGGATGAGGATTTGGCTCGACTTCTCAGGAGACGGAGGTTGGCCAGCCCACAGGGCCGATGATGAAGTGCTGTAATCCATCTCTCTTTCGGGTCGAATCTTTGGGACGGAGCCTTCGATTCGACGTGCGCAACCGGCTTAGGCCCGGGAAGGGACAGCGGGAAGATGATGGTAGATGGCAACTGGTGGGGAGCTCATGGCGTCCCTGCTCACCAAGTTACAGCAAATACCCTTACGTGGTTTGCAAGCTTGGGAGAGAGGCACCTGAAGATGCTAGCAAAAAAATTCGAAAAGCAGTGaataatcgaaggttgtcGAATGCTCCGACTTTCAGCAAGCTTGACAAGTTGCGGATGTGGTGTAGCGTAGTGTAAAGGTGGAACTTGACCCGACTCTGCTCTGCTACAGGGGAGGTCTAAGCGCTGTGGCCTATGCGTTGCTGGGCATTTTCAGCTGGGACTACTCAGCCCTGTGTTACAGAGCCGCACGGAAGAAGTGGGGCAACCAATGGGAATCAGCACGATTCGGAGTGAATCAAGAGCgccgtggtgggtgggaagaggCAGCTTTCTGCTTCGAGTATGTTGACTGACGACAGCCGTTCAGAGGACATGGGGACAATATCGGTTGTTAAGACGACCGACATAAGAGAGGCAGTGTGTTTCAGAAATACGGCTGGTCTTGAGCTTAGTCCTGGACCTCTCTCCAGCACATCCACACAACATGGACCGAGACAAAATCCCACTATATCTAGCAGCGAAACTATCTACTTGAGGACGTCCCACGGTAAACCATAAAGTACTGAACGAGTCTCTTCAACTCCACGCCGTCTGTTTTCAGTGCCCGAGACAGGGTGGTTGCTGGTACACCAGCAGCTCACTGGCCACAGGCATCTCGACGACAGCGAGAACTCGAAGgtgaaagagaagaagaaattaTTGTCATGTAGACTGGTGGCTTCAGATTTCATCAATGGTGAGATCATACCCTCCTATTTGGgggtcatcctcttcctaTCATATTTTGATTCTGTCATCATCACTAGCCTGatgaaaaaagagagaaagaaaattGAGACGGGCCCGAAAAAGTGTGTTATATGTGCACACTATGCTTACCTAAGGAGGTCCATGCGCCCCCATTGAAGAGCGGCCCCACCTTCCAGCCGGAACGCGCCAAAAGAGTGGACCAATGCGTGCATCTGCCTCTGGGGTGCTGGCTGCTTTTTTGCGCCTGTGTTGCTGCTTCATCTTCCAGCCCCTTCATTCCAGCTCTGTCTCTTCCACTCACCCATCCGACGAAGCCTTTTATCATCGCGGTTCAAACGGTTCAATACCTTCGATCACTGCGGACGATTATTCTTTTTTCCAACAACCCGAGATTCAGGAAGTAGCTGTTTAAATACTTGCTCCATTCACCAAGCCTCGCCAGCCCTACTGCATCACCTCGCACACAACAACATCCGCAGCGATGGGCGACTTTAATAATTATGGCGGAACCGATGAGGAGAATTCGGAGATTGCCCGCCTCACTGCCGACGTCGTAAGTAATGAATAACCCGCCTACTTTTCAAGGCAATGCATCTAACTTCATTGCGCACGCAGGAAGCCGACACGGACAACTTTGAGAACTGGGAGAAGTTGATCCGCGCATGTGAGAGCCTT is drawn from Podospora pseudocomata strain CBS 415.72m chromosome 1 map unlocalized CBS415.72m_1, whole genome shotgun sequence and contains these coding sequences:
- the syj1 gene encoding Inositol-1,4,5-trisphosphate 5-phosphatase 1 (COG:U; EggNog:ENOG503NVRN), translating into MDYSTSSSALWAGQPPSPEKSSQILIRDYPHRAIAIASNTHALILRHSTAANDGADGFGLISARTRTNTFDSLSTKCMVEFSPKSHNLLDDYRPLTPRPIYGTLGLISIGRDVFLCVITQASRVATIRPGETVERIEAVQFFCLNSAEYDDIVALDPYNDADSDAASVYGQGLGRNQIVEHPCQELQKLLSNGTFYYSTDFDVTNRMQDRPADAEAFNIDNFDESFLWNSFMIRPLVEFRSRLQEQAREDLDASRILTSAIRGFCRSWAIPQSSAPLRAGKTGLPSYLTVTSRLSCKRAGTRFNARGIDDDGNVANFVETETTYWSPRGVVFSYVQVRGSVPVFWEQAAVLLPNQQKITITRSADGTQPAFDKHFADLEKAYGAVHVINLLATNKPGEFELTNLYRVGIHNCPLSRPEGVQSRDHALLRDTEYDFHAETKGPQGYMAANEIRRYIEGSADGFAYYLAQESDESGDNNGSKKAEKSRRYVVVLQQEGVFRTNCLDCLDRTNLIQTIVSQMAVESFLGHRGEYATSDFWSRHSNLWADNGDSLSKIYAGTGALKSSFTRHGKMSLAGAIADVRKSATRLYHNNFTDKARQTTIDTLLGRLVGQAPVVLYDPISDYVASELQRRSGEFSTNETINILVGTFNLNGRTDGIDEDLSVWLCPPEARSKQPEIIAIGFQEIVELNPQQIMNSDPTRKQMWEQAIKRTLDHNYSREEDEKYVLLRSGQLVGAALFIFVKASVLHQIKNVEGSVKKTGMSGMAGNKGAVAIRLDFANTPICFVTAHLAAGFANYDERNRDYATIDQGLRFQRNRGIADHESVIWFGDFNYRIGLGLESAKELVRQRDLERLFENDQLNLQMVAGLAFQYYSEARIMFMPTYKYDVGTDDFDSSEKARIPAWTDRILRKGTNLRQLAYNSAPLRFSDHRPVYAIFECKVDIVNERLREKISRQIYERRRAEVGGETANLATEESDEEDLIGYEAIEPGLPPSSSDRQKWWLENGKMARSNISPPKPESPAYITILNPKRPTNPYAPTDEPDWVNVPRSESRLSSFSSMSTSPFEHVNVSALLSSSASSTTPRKLPPPFDPSTLPAKIGRKPINEDSRPTQSDAAPPPPPPRRQTGLSTGSTVNNPTAALHQKRVPMGNGLPVLPLTSKPTEPQQQQQPTQQSAQQTIKHKPAPPVAKKPAHLVASSSPPNADDHSSSMSDLKALQDSLETPLPGFPPRRSTSTVSGSFSNGPPSSNVSLRDEFPPPPQLPRRANTGASIASSGRSTPAGGIPLPGLAGQPGGAERRPQLPIRKPLGTAAQPQTVKQTPPPPPAPRKSAMTSTVDLLGDDTGVEVGGWEALKPST